A genomic region of Exiguobacterium sp. Helios contains the following coding sequences:
- a CDS encoding ammonium transporter, translated as MNLEEMLVSVDTFYVLFATLLVFTMQIGFLLLETGMLRAKNAGHVAVKQLISFSVAALAFWAIGFGLTFGDGPGLIGTEGFFLQGGFSSLDWSNVTIDVKFLFQLSFVAVSLAIAWGGFAERAKLSVYLLFGTFFVAIIYPIIARSVWAGGFLGSLGMQDFAGSTVVHLQGGIAALVAALILKKRIGAEQTPLLGHNVIYSVVGAFILWLCWFGFNAGSTLTIADGFFSYVALTTLLATAAGALGALAISFWHRRVADIPSIINGVLAALVAITAACAFVEPWGAVVIGFLAGVITYGTSILLARRVDDPLCAFSVHGVAGIWGTLATGFFASPRLVEITGIGQAGLFYGGGFTQLGVQALGVVFAVVVVSVLSYAFLKLLDVTIGLRITREDELRGLDVAEHGQASYDLPAPVNKELHPEYEQEESTEKVN; from the coding sequence ATGAATTTAGAAGAAATGTTAGTTTCGGTTGATACGTTTTATGTCTTATTCGCTACCTTACTCGTCTTTACAATGCAGATTGGATTTTTATTACTCGAAACAGGAATGTTGCGGGCTAAAAATGCCGGGCATGTCGCGGTTAAACAATTAATCAGCTTCTCCGTTGCCGCCCTTGCCTTTTGGGCGATCGGCTTCGGACTGACGTTCGGAGATGGTCCAGGTTTAATCGGAACAGAAGGATTCTTCCTTCAAGGAGGGTTTTCAAGCCTTGACTGGTCAAATGTAACAATCGATGTCAAGTTCCTCTTCCAACTGTCATTTGTCGCCGTATCCCTCGCGATCGCTTGGGGTGGTTTTGCGGAACGGGCAAAACTATCCGTCTACTTGTTGTTCGGGACGTTCTTCGTCGCCATCATCTATCCGATCATCGCCCGTTCGGTTTGGGCCGGCGGCTTCCTTGGTTCTCTCGGAATGCAGGATTTTGCCGGTTCGACCGTCGTCCACTTACAAGGTGGGATTGCCGCTCTCGTCGCTGCTCTGATCCTGAAAAAACGGATTGGTGCGGAACAAACACCTTTACTCGGTCATAACGTCATCTACTCCGTCGTCGGGGCTTTCATTCTTTGGTTATGTTGGTTTGGATTCAATGCCGGTTCGACGTTAACGATCGCTGACGGATTCTTCAGCTATGTCGCCTTGACGACATTACTTGCGACAGCTGCTGGTGCTCTTGGTGCGCTCGCCATTTCCTTTTGGCACCGCCGGGTCGCAGATATCCCGTCGATCATCAACGGCGTCTTAGCCGCCCTTGTTGCCATCACTGCGGCTTGTGCCTTCGTCGAGCCATGGGGAGCCGTCGTCATTGGCTTCCTGGCCGGAGTCATCACGTACGGAACAAGCATCCTGCTTGCCCGTCGTGTCGATGATCCATTGTGTGCTTTCTCTGTTCACGGTGTGGCCGGAATTTGGGGCACACTCGCTACCGGATTCTTCGCTTCGCCGAGACTGGTTGAAATCACAGGAATTGGACAAGCCGGACTGTTTTACGGCGGTGGATTTACACAACTTGGGGTTCAAGCCCTTGGTGTCGTCTTCGCAGTCGTCGTAGTCAGTGTCTTAAGTTATGCCTTCCTCAAGTTGCTCGACGTAACCATCGGTCTCCGGATCACACGGGAAGACGAACTGCGTGGACTCGATGTTGCCGAGCACGGACAGGCTTCTTACGACCTTCCTGCACCGGTCAACAAAGAGTTGCATCCTGAGTATGAACAGGAAGAATCGACCGAAAAAGTCAATTGA
- a CDS encoding MerR family transcriptional regulator, with protein sequence MNYREKKVMTIGIVCELTGLSERQIRYYEERKLIFPERTNGKTRKYSFTDIERLVEVAEKIEDGWRTHEIREKERKVTEQQRSDLIRGQLNAAFGLYKKR encoded by the coding sequence ATGAATTACCGGGAGAAGAAGGTGATGACGATTGGGATTGTCTGCGAATTAACCGGTTTGTCGGAACGTCAAATTCGTTACTATGAAGAACGGAAATTGATTTTTCCAGAGCGGACGAACGGAAAAACACGAAAGTACTCGTTTACAGACATTGAACGATTGGTAGAAGTTGCGGAAAAGATCGAAGACGGATGGCGGACACACGAAATCCGTGAAAAAGAACGGAAAGTAACGGAACAACAACGTTCGGATTTGATCCGTGGACAGTTGAATGCTGCTTTCGGACTCTATAAGAAACGGTGA
- the hemE gene encoding uroporphyrinogen decarboxylase: MMKKFNDTFLRAIRGEEVSHVPVWYMRQAGRYQAEYREIKKTRTLFEITHDPELCAYVTELPVKQLGVDAAILYKDIMTPLPSMGVDVEIKSGIGPVIANPIRTMDDVQALQPFKKEDIPYIFETIKLLRERLEVPLIGFSGAPFTLASYMIEGGPSKGYHKTKALMYGHPDVWHALMEKLGDMVIDYIKAQVDAGIQAFQIFDSWVGTTSRNDYVLYIKPTMERIFTELKETGVPMIMFGVGASHLAEEWHDLPLDVVGLDWRLSVDAARERGLTKTLQGNLDPSYLLAPWEILEAKTKEILDMGMKRPGFIFNLGHGIFPEVDPEVLKRLTAYIHDYSKEKMEVAK; this comes from the coding sequence ATGATGAAAAAATTTAATGATACATTTTTGCGGGCCATTCGTGGCGAAGAGGTAAGCCATGTACCGGTCTGGTATATGCGACAAGCAGGTCGGTATCAAGCGGAGTATCGTGAAATCAAGAAGACACGGACACTGTTTGAGATTACACATGATCCTGAGTTATGCGCATATGTCACAGAACTACCAGTGAAGCAGTTGGGAGTCGACGCAGCGATTCTCTATAAAGATATTATGACGCCATTGCCTTCGATGGGTGTCGACGTAGAGATTAAAAGCGGCATTGGTCCTGTCATTGCAAATCCGATTCGGACAATGGACGATGTTCAAGCGCTCCAACCATTTAAAAAAGAAGATATTCCCTACATTTTCGAGACGATTAAACTGTTGCGTGAACGTCTCGAAGTTCCGTTAATCGGTTTTTCGGGGGCGCCGTTTACATTGGCCAGCTATATGATCGAGGGTGGTCCGTCAAAAGGCTACCATAAAACGAAAGCATTGATGTATGGTCATCCTGATGTATGGCATGCTTTAATGGAGAAACTCGGAGATATGGTCATCGATTATATCAAAGCACAAGTCGATGCCGGCATCCAGGCATTCCAAATCTTCGATTCGTGGGTTGGTACGACGAGCCGGAATGATTATGTTCTGTATATCAAACCGACGATGGAGCGTATTTTCACGGAATTGAAAGAAACGGGCGTTCCGATGATCATGTTTGGCGTTGGAGCAAGTCATTTGGCGGAAGAGTGGCACGATCTGCCGCTGGATGTCGTCGGACTCGACTGGCGGTTGTCGGTAGATGCAGCACGTGAACGCGGACTGACGAAAACCTTACAGGGAAATCTTGATCCATCTTATCTGCTTGCCCCATGGGAGATTCTCGAAGCAAAAACAAAAGAAATCCTTGATATGGGAATGAAACGTCCCGGTTTCATCTTTAACTTAGGACATGGAATTTTCCCGGAGGTGGATCCGGAAGTCTTAAAACGTCTCACTGCATATATCCATGATTACTCGAAAGAAAAAATGGAGGTAGCGAAATGA
- the hemH gene encoding ferrochelatase: MKTLGLLVMAYGTPYKPEDIERYYTHIRRGRKPSPEALAELTERYEAIGGVSPLAQVTIDQAEELHRQLSEKYAGEIEFKLYLGLKHIEPFVEDAVEQMAKDGITEAVTVVLAPHYSTFSIRSYNGRAKEVADKHGIHLASVESWYKEEAFIDWWGKEIRKTFDALPVPEEKAVLVVSAHSLPEKIIANGDPYPEQLKETADLIAARAGVEHMITGWQSAGQTPEPWLGPDVQDLTRDVYEAKGYEAFVYVPVGFVADHLEVLFDNDYECKVVCDELGIHYARPIMPNADPAFMRAVTEAVSKQVGSYVK, from the coding sequence ATGAAAACATTAGGATTACTCGTCATGGCGTATGGTACGCCGTATAAACCGGAAGACATCGAACGTTATTACACACACATCCGTCGTGGACGCAAACCGTCTCCAGAAGCATTGGCTGAACTGACAGAACGGTATGAAGCAATCGGTGGTGTTTCACCACTGGCGCAAGTCACGATTGATCAAGCGGAAGAATTACACCGCCAATTGTCGGAAAAATATGCGGGTGAAATCGAATTCAAGCTGTATTTGGGTCTGAAGCATATCGAACCATTCGTCGAAGATGCTGTAGAACAAATGGCGAAAGACGGCATCACAGAAGCAGTCACTGTCGTACTTGCACCGCACTACTCGACGTTCAGCATCCGTTCATACAACGGTCGGGCGAAAGAAGTGGCAGATAAACACGGCATTCATTTGGCTTCTGTTGAGTCATGGTACAAAGAAGAAGCGTTCATTGACTGGTGGGGTAAAGAAATCCGGAAAACGTTTGATGCATTACCGGTACCGGAAGAAAAAGCGGTCTTGGTCGTGTCCGCACACAGTTTACCGGAAAAAATCATCGCGAACGGTGATCCGTACCCGGAACAATTAAAAGAGACAGCAGACCTGATTGCGGCACGTGCCGGTGTCGAACATATGATCACAGGCTGGCAATCAGCCGGACAAACGCCAGAACCTTGGCTGGGACCAGATGTACAAGATTTGACGCGTGACGTTTATGAAGCAAAAGGGTATGAAGCATTCGTCTATGTTCCTGTCGGATTCGTTGCCGATCACTTGGAAGTCCTGTTCGATAATGATTATGAGTGTAAAGTCGTCTGTGACGAACTGGGTATTCATTACGCACGTCCGATTATGCCGAATGCAGATCCTGCCTTCATGAGAGCAGTCACCGAGGCTGTTTCGAAACAGGTCGGCAGTTATGTCAAGTAA
- the hemG gene encoding protoporphyrinogen oxidase, producing MSSKRLVIVGGGITGLAAAYYAERTFPDLNITLLEAGERLGGKVATYREDGFTIERGPDSYVARKHILTDLIEAIGLGEKLVRNNTSQAFILDTGGLHPIPKGAVMGIPTDLDLFRETTLLTEQEKQEVADLLLHPSDELRIPEQDIPLGEYLRPRLGDALVEKLIEPLLSGIYAGNIDQMSTFATYPQFVANEQKAGSLFEGMRLMRPLDQLPQTPQTTIKATGQFLSLETGLESLIERLEEMLERSEVRLETPLLEISREDGRYRLKTDHGPEYADYVLLTIPHPQVVKLLPDAHLPELEQLTTHSTATITMIFDQQESLPIEGTGFVVNRRAPYSITACTAIDQKWNHSAPNHTVLRAFVGRPGNDHLVYESDEVLQQAVLQDLEKICGRALEPKQVIISRLVDGLPAYTVGHADRIQRVREEVLAQYPGIYLAGLAYDGVGLPDCVASAKTMVESIELEQSHADESVNES from the coding sequence ATGTCAAGTAAACGTCTCGTCATCGTCGGCGGTGGTATTACTGGTCTTGCCGCTGCCTATTACGCAGAACGTACTTTTCCCGATTTGAACATCACATTGCTTGAAGCTGGAGAACGTCTTGGTGGGAAGGTCGCGACGTATCGAGAAGATGGTTTTACGATTGAACGTGGACCGGATTCTTACGTCGCCCGAAAACATATTTTGACGGATTTGATTGAAGCAATCGGACTGGGTGAAAAACTGGTCCGAAATAACACGTCCCAAGCATTTATTTTGGATACGGGTGGCCTTCACCCGATTCCTAAGGGTGCGGTCATGGGAATTCCGACGGATCTTGATCTGTTTCGGGAAACGACGTTACTGACAGAACAGGAAAAACAGGAAGTCGCTGACTTGTTGTTGCATCCGTCTGATGAGTTAAGGATTCCGGAACAGGACATTCCGCTCGGAGAGTATTTACGTCCGCGACTCGGGGATGCATTAGTGGAAAAATTGATTGAACCGTTGCTGTCCGGTATCTATGCCGGTAACATCGATCAGATGAGTACGTTTGCGACGTATCCCCAATTCGTCGCGAACGAACAAAAAGCCGGTTCATTGTTTGAAGGGATGCGTTTAATGCGTCCGCTCGATCAATTGCCGCAGACTCCGCAAACAACGATCAAAGCGACGGGACAGTTTTTATCGCTCGAAACAGGACTTGAATCATTGATTGAACGATTGGAAGAGATGCTCGAACGTTCGGAAGTGCGGCTGGAAACGCCATTGCTTGAGATTTCACGTGAAGACGGACGCTACCGGTTGAAAACGGATCATGGTCCGGAGTATGCAGATTACGTACTCTTGACGATTCCGCATCCTCAAGTCGTCAAATTGTTGCCGGATGCCCACTTGCCGGAGCTTGAACAGTTGACGACGCACTCGACGGCGACGATTACGATGATTTTTGATCAACAAGAGTCGTTACCGATTGAAGGAACAGGTTTTGTCGTCAATCGACGGGCACCGTACTCCATCACGGCCTGTACGGCGATCGATCAAAAATGGAATCATTCCGCTCCAAATCATACGGTCCTGCGTGCATTCGTCGGTCGACCGGGCAATGATCATTTGGTTTATGAATCAGATGAAGTTCTGCAACAAGCTGTGTTGCAGGATTTAGAGAAGATTTGTGGACGGGCATTAGAACCGAAACAAGTCATCATCAGCCGGTTGGTAGATGGTCTTCCTGCATATACAGTCGGTCATGCCGATCGAATTCAGCGCGTCCGGGAGGAAGTATTGGCACAATATCCCGGCATTTATCTCGCAGGACTTGCCTATGACGGGGTAGGATTGCCGGATTGTGTAGCCAGTGCAAAAACAATGGTTGAATCAATTGAATTGGAACAATCCCACGCGGATGAATCCGTCAATGAATCATAA
- the cls gene encoding cardiolipin synthase, with protein MLDVLSTMLVILAYGLIIMNLLAVVTVIFLERRDIGATWAWVLILYFVPLIGFLIYLFFGRLLKKTNFYHVEQTEKQEQSRRVTLQLTELDKFETQQRHPAIVRYDQLIRMNLVSNDALLSFKNEVVILSDGEQKFNRMMTDIVNAEHEINIQYYIIQKDSLGQALIAALTNKAKQGIKVRLLYDAVGSRDLKRSDFKELMKYNGEVFAFFPPTIGLINFRLNNRNHRKSCIVDGKIGYIGGFNVGTEYLGIDEKFGYWRDTHFRLEGEVVHDQLDRFILDWNQASDSYTAKNAFYYGAHSIEQELPMQIVTSGPDSKTEHLKNLLIKMISSAKESIYIQSPYFIPDTSYMDACKMALLAGVEIRIMIPNKPDHPFVYWATTAAAGELIDYGAKIYTYEPGFLHAKTIVVDQEIASVGTTNIDARSFRLNFEMNSIVYDQHVAEELARLFEADCLVCEQLTAEKYAKRSRLIKFKESISRLLSPIL; from the coding sequence GTGCTTGACGTGTTGAGTACGATGCTCGTTATATTGGCTTACGGCTTGATTATCATGAATTTATTGGCGGTCGTCACCGTTATTTTTTTGGAACGACGAGACATTGGCGCAACATGGGCATGGGTTCTGATTTTGTATTTTGTTCCGTTGATCGGGTTTCTGATTTATTTATTTTTTGGACGTCTCTTGAAAAAAACAAATTTTTATCACGTCGAACAAACGGAAAAACAAGAACAATCACGACGCGTGACGCTTCAATTAACCGAATTGGATAAATTCGAGACACAACAGCGTCATCCTGCTATCGTCCGGTATGACCAACTGATCCGGATGAATTTAGTGTCGAACGATGCGTTGCTCAGTTTTAAAAATGAGGTCGTCATTTTATCGGACGGTGAGCAAAAATTTAATCGGATGATGACCGACATCGTAAATGCGGAACACGAAATTAACATCCAGTATTACATCATTCAAAAGGATTCGCTTGGACAAGCGTTAATTGCCGCTTTGACAAATAAAGCGAAACAAGGAATCAAAGTCCGGTTGCTCTATGATGCGGTCGGCTCCCGTGATTTGAAACGGTCCGACTTTAAGGAATTGATGAAATACAACGGGGAAGTGTTCGCTTTTTTTCCGCCGACAATCGGTTTGATCAACTTCCGTCTCAACAACCGAAACCATCGGAAGTCATGTATCGTCGACGGGAAGATTGGTTATATCGGCGGCTTTAACGTCGGAACGGAGTATTTAGGGATCGACGAAAAATTCGGCTACTGGCGCGACACGCATTTCCGGTTAGAAGGAGAAGTCGTCCATGATCAACTGGACCGGTTCATTTTGGACTGGAATCAGGCCAGTGACAGCTATACGGCAAAAAATGCTTTTTATTATGGCGCCCATTCGATTGAACAGGAGCTGCCGATGCAGATTGTGACGTCGGGTCCGGATTCAAAAACGGAACATCTCAAAAATCTGCTGATTAAAATGATTTCATCCGCGAAAGAATCGATCTATATCCAGTCGCCCTATTTCATTCCGGATACCAGTTATATGGACGCCTGCAAAATGGCGTTACTGGCAGGTGTCGAAATCCGAATTATGATTCCGAACAAGCCGGACCATCCGTTCGTCTACTGGGCGACGACAGCGGCAGCAGGGGAACTAATTGATTATGGAGCAAAAATCTATACGTATGAACCTGGATTTCTCCATGCGAAAACGATTGTCGTCGATCAGGAAATCGCATCCGTCGGAACGACGAATATCGATGCCCGGAGCTTCAGATTGAATTTTGAGATGAACTCGATCGTCTACGATCAGCATGTTGCAGAAGAACTGGCCCGTCTGTTTGAAGCAGACTGTCTCGTCTGTGAGCAACTGACGGCTGAAAAATATGCGAAACGTTCCCGACTCATTAAGTTTAAAGAGAGTATTTCCCGATTGTTGTCTCCGATCCTTTGA
- a CDS encoding Cof-type HAD-IIB family hydrolase has product MNVLAKAIKLLISDMDGTVLSSKQKIEPETIAAIEAAKEQGIDFAIATGRNYLNAKELTDQAGITCPIIASNGARVLTVDGEELSATTLTTEQAQQIYGIISQYEVFFEMFCDQGLVTAQGSTIDAAYDSLKEMSQESDRAKDVLDFFHNRYYVNEDVKMIDGFRSFIRNQAGQVFKFISFSFDQELMKKIWKEIEQKVDGIYVTSSGHDNIEVMALGADKGTAVKTLAKHLGVSIEEVAVIGDNLNDVPMFKVAGMAIAMGNGHDDAKAIAHQVTKTNNENGVGYAIRQLADRAWT; this is encoded by the coding sequence GTGAACGTTTTGGCAAAAGCAATCAAATTATTGATCTCAGACATGGATGGTACGGTGTTATCCAGTAAACAGAAAATAGAACCGGAAACGATTGCAGCCATTGAAGCTGCAAAAGAACAAGGCATTGATTTTGCGATTGCGACAGGACGAAACTACTTAAATGCAAAAGAATTGACGGATCAGGCAGGGATCACATGTCCGATCATCGCGTCGAACGGAGCGCGCGTTTTGACCGTTGACGGGGAAGAACTGAGTGCGACGACGCTGACAACTGAGCAAGCGCAACAAATTTACGGCATCATCAGCCAATACGAAGTATTTTTTGAGATGTTTTGTGACCAAGGTCTCGTCACGGCACAAGGATCAACGATTGACGCCGCCTATGATTCGCTCAAGGAAATGAGTCAGGAAAGCGACCGGGCAAAGGATGTGCTCGACTTTTTCCACAATCGTTATTACGTCAATGAAGATGTCAAGATGATTGATGGATTCCGCTCATTCATTCGTAACCAAGCAGGGCAGGTCTTTAAGTTCATTTCCTTCTCTTTTGATCAGGAGTTGATGAAAAAGATTTGGAAAGAAATCGAACAAAAAGTGGACGGAATTTATGTGACGTCGTCCGGTCATGACAACATTGAAGTCATGGCACTTGGTGCCGATAAAGGAACAGCGGTCAAAACACTGGCAAAGCACCTTGGAGTGTCAATCGAAGAGGTCGCCGTCATCGGGGACAACTTAAATGATGTTCCGATGTTCAAAGTCGCCGGAATGGCGATAGCGATGGGGAATGGTCATGACGACGCAAAAGCGATTGCGCATCAAGTGACGAAAACAAATAATGAAAATGGGGTCGGCTATGCGATTCGTCAGTTGGCTGATCGGGCATGGACGTAA
- the mscL gene encoding large-conductance mechanosensitive channel protein MscL, whose product MFKAFKEFAFRGNVIDLAVGVILGAAFSGIIKSLVDSIFMPLIGIIIGGIDVKGLSVEVGNANLLYGQFLQASIEFILIAFALFLFVKGINAFRRKEETTEEVAAPTTEEKLLTEIRDALVRQNDERMT is encoded by the coding sequence TTGTTCAAAGCGTTTAAGGAGTTTGCGTTTCGCGGAAATGTCATTGATTTGGCAGTAGGGGTCATCCTCGGGGCTGCCTTCAGTGGCATCATCAAATCTTTGGTCGACAGTATCTTCATGCCGTTGATCGGCATTATCATCGGTGGAATTGATGTCAAAGGATTGTCCGTCGAGGTCGGAAATGCTAATTTGTTATACGGTCAATTCCTGCAAGCGAGCATTGAGTTCATCTTGATTGCATTTGCCTTGTTTTTGTTTGTGAAAGGCATCAATGCTTTTCGTCGGAAAGAGGAGACGACGGAAGAAGTCGCAGCTCCGACGACGGAAGAAAAACTGCTTACGGAAATCCGTGATGCACTGGTCCGTCAAAATGATGAACGCATGACATGA
- a CDS encoding ATP-dependent helicase, with the protein MSPDFFERMEMETGTKLNAVQRQAIEHDRGPLLLLASPGSGKTTTLNFKIAYLILEKKVNPRSILGLTFSKAAAHEMAERFHDWFHHLIGTTASFSTIHSFAFQVVRDYAATRRLQYTIIEGAVEKSATHRPEQPLHKRMILRRIFQEINRSVITEDQMDELLRMISFVKNRLLVTKDVETLKTTIKHFPEIYSAYEQFKLRDPLHPLMDFDDMLTYANTILSEDAALLRSYQRRFEYILTDESQDTSLVQHQLVEKLALPHNNLCVVADDDQTLYSWRGADVSKIIHFKDTYPDATVLYMEQNYRSSKEIVETANRFIQRNKVRYPKKMYTENPSSRAITVETLPAYEDQTRYVIRQLREETNFKEVAILYRNNSSSINIMNALDLAGIPFYIKDVDHKFFSHWVLKDILHFIELANDPSDVDVLAQIHTKFAGYISKVQLQRLYELRNGENVFDLLLHHVEMKFYQKKQLKTIKSVFAAMQTARPAAALALIRNELGYEKNLKKMSDSLGFSIDFLLEMLNTIENVASDLPTSLAFKERILHLEQLMRQAKSNKHQNAVTLSTFHSAKGLEFDRVFMIDLINGVLPSSDNIKSYKDGQLEEMEEAVRLFYVGMTRARHDLHLLSYRYKSKPVEESLFIANIRQILNPDQKAQKEARYAPRLNDTPAGPLLAVEKNMRIRHKSFGEGTIVHLMDDVLEIQFDKGIDKQLSLQVCSENHLITIL; encoded by the coding sequence ATGTCCCCAGACTTTTTTGAACGCATGGAGATGGAAACCGGGACCAAACTAAATGCTGTCCAGCGCCAAGCGATTGAGCACGATCGAGGTCCGCTCCTATTACTCGCTTCCCCGGGTTCAGGAAAAACCACAACATTGAACTTTAAAATTGCCTATTTGATTCTCGAAAAAAAGGTGAATCCCCGGTCTATTTTAGGATTAACTTTCAGCAAAGCCGCTGCTCATGAGATGGCAGAACGTTTTCATGATTGGTTTCATCATTTAATCGGGACGACGGCTTCCTTTTCGACGATCCATAGTTTTGCCTTTCAAGTCGTCCGTGATTATGCGGCAACACGTCGCCTTCAGTATACGATTATCGAAGGAGCCGTTGAAAAATCGGCAACACATCGTCCGGAACAGCCGTTGCATAAACGAATGATTCTTCGCCGGATTTTCCAAGAAATTAACCGGAGCGTCATTACGGAAGATCAGATGGATGAATTACTGCGAATGATTTCTTTCGTTAAAAATCGGTTATTGGTAACGAAGGATGTTGAAACATTAAAAACGACCATTAAACATTTTCCGGAGATTTACTCAGCTTATGAACAATTTAAACTGCGGGATCCCCTCCATCCGCTGATGGACTTTGATGACATGTTGACGTATGCCAATACGATTCTGTCAGAAGATGCCGCACTGCTTAGATCGTACCAACGGCGTTTTGAGTATATTTTAACGGACGAAAGTCAGGATACGTCTTTAGTTCAGCATCAACTTGTCGAAAAACTGGCACTGCCTCACAATAACCTTTGTGTCGTCGCCGACGATGATCAAACGCTGTACAGCTGGCGCGGTGCGGATGTATCAAAAATCATCCACTTTAAAGATACGTATCCCGATGCGACCGTATTGTACATGGAACAAAACTATCGTTCCTCTAAAGAAATCGTCGAGACCGCCAATCGGTTCATTCAGCGTAATAAGGTCCGTTACCCGAAGAAAATGTATACGGAAAATCCGTCGTCCCGTGCCATCACCGTTGAAACGTTACCGGCGTACGAAGACCAAACGCGGTATGTCATTCGTCAATTACGTGAGGAAACGAATTTTAAAGAAGTAGCGATTTTATACCGTAATAATTCGTCCTCGATAAACATCATGAATGCTCTTGATCTAGCCGGCATTCCTTTTTATATCAAGGACGTCGACCATAAATTCTTTAGCCATTGGGTTTTAAAGGATATCTTACATTTCATCGAATTGGCAAACGACCCTTCCGATGTGGATGTTTTGGCGCAAATTCATACGAAATTTGCAGGGTATATCTCAAAAGTTCAATTACAGCGTCTGTACGAATTACGGAACGGAGAAAACGTGTTTGATTTGTTGCTTCATCATGTCGAGATGAAGTTTTATCAAAAAAAACAACTCAAAACCATTAAATCGGTCTTTGCTGCCATGCAAACTGCCCGTCCTGCTGCCGCATTGGCACTGATTCGTAATGAACTGGGCTATGAAAAAAACCTGAAAAAAATGAGTGACAGTCTTGGATTCAGCATTGATTTTTTACTTGAAATGCTCAATACGATTGAAAATGTTGCAAGTGATCTTCCGACGTCCCTTGCCTTTAAAGAACGGATTTTGCATCTCGAACAATTAATGCGTCAAGCGAAGTCCAATAAACATCAAAATGCCGTTACCTTATCGACTTTCCACAGTGCCAAGGGACTTGAGTTCGATCGTGTCTTCATGATTGATCTGATCAACGGTGTTCTTCCGTCGTCTGATAACATCAAATCTTACAAAGACGGACAACTCGAAGAAATGGAAGAAGCAGTCCGCCTGTTTTATGTCGGTATGACACGGGCACGGCACGATCTTCATCTTTTGTCTTACCGGTATAAGTCAAAGCCGGTCGAAGAATCCTTATTCATCGCAAATATCCGACAGATTCTCAATCCGGATCAAAAGGCACAAAAAGAAGCCCGCTATGCTCCGCGTTTGAACGATACACCGGCAGGACCGCTTCTTGCCGTCGAGAAGAACATGCGAATTCGTCATAAATCCTTCGGCGAGGGAACGATTGTTCATTTGATGGACGACGTTCTCGAGATTCAGTTTGATAAGGGCATCGATAAGCAACTGTCCCTCCAAGTCTGTTCCGAAAATCATCTGATAACGATTCTTTAA
- a CDS encoding GNAT family N-acetyltransferase: MSQVKLFMYTDEHYEQCDAFILPEEQIQFTTFPTEVVSEAVSNPDKFPVVIKKEMEVVGFFILHLNPPKTYRTDERSVLLRAFSIDARHQQQGYAKEAMMQLPAFVNEHFPEVTAITLAVNKKNIAAKSLYFKTGYVDTLQSVMGPIGEQHILAFDLQKETAPQ, encoded by the coding sequence ATGTCTCAAGTAAAGCTGTTTATGTATACCGATGAACATTATGAACAATGTGATGCGTTTATTCTTCCGGAAGAACAAATCCAATTTACGACATTTCCGACCGAAGTCGTGTCGGAAGCGGTAAGTAATCCGGACAAGTTTCCGGTCGTCATAAAAAAAGAGATGGAAGTCGTCGGATTTTTCATCCTGCATTTAAATCCACCGAAAACATACCGGACAGATGAACGCAGTGTCCTGTTGCGGGCTTTTTCGATTGATGCAAGACATCAGCAACAAGGCTATGCCAAAGAAGCAATGATGCAATTACCTGCATTCGTGAATGAACATTTTCCAGAAGTAACGGCGATTACGTTAGCGGTCAATAAAAAGAATATCGCGGCAAAATCCTTGTACTTTAAAACAGGTTATGTGGACACGTTACAATCTGTCATGGGTCCGATTGGCGAACAACACATATTAGCCTTTGATCTTCAAAAAGAAACAGCTCCTCAATAA